One window of Anabaena sphaerica FACHB-251 genomic DNA carries:
- the cobS gene encoding adenosylcobinamide-GDP ribazoletransferase, producing the protein MCKQQLLYVIASVIFYTSIPLPYINGLEFQKVAYFAPALGLMIGGSLGLFDATINCLGIPVLTRSALIVIVWIAITGGLHLDGAMDTADGLAVGDPERRLQVMADSATGAFGAMAAVAILLLKTAALVDISENRYLLLMAACGWGRWGQQVAICRYPYLKPTGKGAFHKQAIRSYTDLLPSLFLLIGLSGLVWLINPQNLFLSIGMLLWGCAIALLTAAWFNYKLGGHTGDTYGAVVEWTEALFLCVMTVLGNG; encoded by the coding sequence TTGTGCAAACAGCAATTGTTATATGTCATTGCATCAGTAATTTTCTATACATCTATTCCTCTGCCCTACATCAACGGCTTAGAGTTCCAGAAGGTAGCGTATTTTGCTCCGGCTTTGGGGTTGATGATTGGCGGAAGTTTAGGTTTATTTGATGCAACAATCAATTGCTTGGGCATACCAGTATTAACTCGTAGTGCTTTGATAGTAATAGTTTGGATAGCAATTACAGGTGGGCTACATTTAGATGGAGCAATGGATACTGCTGATGGTTTAGCCGTAGGTGATCCAGAAAGACGTTTGCAGGTCATGGCTGATAGTGCTACAGGTGCTTTTGGGGCAATGGCAGCTGTAGCTATTTTACTACTGAAAACAGCCGCTTTGGTAGATATTTCAGAAAATCGCTATTTATTACTAATGGCCGCTTGTGGCTGGGGACGTTGGGGACAACAAGTAGCTATTTGTCGATATCCTTATCTTAAACCTACTGGTAAAGGTGCGTTTCATAAACAAGCGATTCGTTCTTACACAGATTTGTTACCAAGTTTATTTTTATTGATAGGTTTGAGTGGTTTAGTTTGGTTAATCAATCCCCAAAATCTATTTTTATCTATAGGAATGCTACTTTGGGGATGTGCGATCGCTCTTCTAACCGCAGCTTGGTTTAACTATAAATTAGGTGGACACACAGGAGATACTTATGGTGCTGTAGTTGAATGGACTGAGGCTTTGTTTTTGTGTGTGATGACTGTTTTAGGTAATGGGTAA
- a CDS encoding 2Fe-2S iron-sulfur cluster-binding protein, protein MGNIKFVKENKEVVAADGANLRLKAMENGIDIYKVWGKMTNCGGYGQCATCIVEIVEGLENLSPRTDVEKRKFKNKPDNYRLACQTLVNGPISVRTKP, encoded by the coding sequence ATGGGAAATATCAAATTTGTCAAAGAGAATAAAGAAGTAGTGGCGGCAGACGGTGCCAACCTCCGACTCAAAGCAATGGAAAATGGTATTGATATTTATAAAGTCTGGGGAAAAATGACCAACTGCGGTGGTTACGGACAATGTGCCACTTGTATTGTCGAAATAGTGGAAGGACTGGAAAACCTATCACCCCGCACCGATGTAGAAAAGCGAAAGTTTAAGAACAAGCCAGATAACTATCGCCTAGCCTGTCAAACCCTAGTTAACGGACCTATTAGTGTCCGTACCAAACCTTAA
- the tgt gene encoding tRNA guanosine(34) transglycosylase Tgt — protein MPNFSFQLLATCSQTKARAGVFSTPHGLVETPRFMPVGTLANVKTITPAQLKDTGAQMVLSNTYHLHLQPGEAIVAAGGGLHKFMGWNGPMLTDSGGFQVFSLSEMRKITEEGVTFRSPHDGQIIKLTPERSIEIQNILGADVIMAFDECPPYPATRQEVEASTDRTYRWLERCIVAHQRDDQALFPIVQGGVYLDLRARAASALAKLDMPGYAIGGVSVGEPPELMAEIVKTTAPLLPHDKPRYLMGVGTYREMAIAIASGVDLFDCVIPTRWARHGTAIVSGERWNLKNAKFREDFTPLDETCPCYACENFTRAYISHLVRSQEILAYTLLSIHNITELIRFTQKIRESILSDRFVTDFGHWLKDEDDGEQGAGSRGR, from the coding sequence ATGCCCAATTTTTCTTTTCAACTTCTAGCTACCTGTAGTCAGACAAAAGCCAGAGCAGGTGTATTTTCTACCCCTCATGGACTTGTAGAAACTCCCAGATTTATGCCTGTGGGAACACTAGCAAATGTGAAAACTATTACCCCTGCTCAACTCAAGGATACAGGGGCGCAAATGGTTTTATCTAATACATATCATTTGCATCTGCAACCGGGAGAAGCGATTGTTGCCGCTGGTGGTGGACTGCACAAATTTATGGGCTGGAATGGTCCGATGCTCACAGATTCCGGTGGTTTCCAAGTTTTCAGCTTGAGTGAAATGCGAAAAATTACAGAGGAAGGTGTGACTTTTCGCTCACCTCATGATGGGCAAATTATTAAATTAACGCCGGAACGCTCCATAGAAATTCAAAATATTTTAGGGGCGGATGTGATTATGGCTTTTGATGAATGTCCACCCTATCCAGCAACTCGTCAAGAGGTAGAAGCATCGACAGATAGGACTTACCGCTGGTTAGAACGTTGTATAGTGGCACATCAGCGAGATGATCAGGCATTGTTTCCCATTGTGCAAGGAGGCGTGTATTTGGATCTACGCGCCCGTGCTGCGTCAGCTTTGGCAAAGTTAGATATGCCTGGATATGCCATTGGCGGGGTGAGTGTGGGTGAACCACCAGAGTTAATGGCAGAAATTGTGAAAACCACAGCCCCACTTTTACCACATGATAAGCCGCGCTATTTGATGGGTGTGGGTACTTATCGAGAAATGGCTATTGCGATCGCTTCTGGAGTAGATTTATTTGATTGTGTAATTCCCACCAGATGGGCGCGACATGGAACAGCGATCGTATCGGGTGAAAGATGGAACTTAAAAAATGCTAAGTTTCGTGAAGATTTTACCCCCTTAGATGAAACTTGCCCTTGTTATGCTTGTGAAAATTTCACTCGTGCTTACATTTCCCATTTAGTGCGATCGCAGGAAATATTGGCTTATACCTTATTGAGTATTCACAACATCACCGAACTAATCCGCTTTACCCAAAAAATTCGAGAATCAATTTTGAGCGATCGCTTTGTTACAGACTTTGGCCACTGGCTGAAAGATGAAGATGATGGGGAGCAGGGAGCAGGGAGCAGGGGGAGATGA
- a CDS encoding TOBE-like domain-containing protein, with translation MGIVVENVSKQFGSFQAVDQVSLEIKSGSLVALLGPSGSGKSTLLRLISGLEMPDSGKILLTGKDSTYQSVQERNIGFVFQHYALFKHLNVRQNIAFGLEIRKAPKKKIKGKVEQLLELVQLNGLGDRYPSQLSGGQRQRVALARALAVEPNVLLLDEPFGALDAKVRKDLRAWLRRLHDEVHVTTVFVTHDQEEAMEVSDEIVVMNKGKVEQVGTPAEIYDHPASAFVMSFIGPVNVLPSSSKIFQSSGFDSANPQVFLRPQDVIVERVANGTTAPATVNRVIHLGWEIQVELKLDDGQTFTAHLTRDRFDELKLEPQERVYVKPKDAKSFPLYYSI, from the coding sequence GTGGGCATAGTAGTTGAAAATGTGTCTAAGCAGTTTGGCAGCTTTCAAGCTGTTGATCAGGTGAGTCTAGAAATTAAAAGTGGTTCACTGGTTGCTTTACTTGGTCCATCGGGATCTGGTAAATCCACCCTACTGCGGTTAATATCGGGGTTGGAAATGCCAGATAGCGGCAAAATTTTGCTAACTGGGAAAGATTCTACATATCAAAGTGTGCAAGAACGTAATATTGGGTTTGTCTTTCAGCACTATGCCCTATTTAAGCATTTAAATGTGCGACAAAATATCGCCTTTGGCTTAGAAATTCGCAAAGCACCGAAAAAGAAAATTAAGGGGAAAGTAGAACAACTGCTAGAATTGGTGCAATTAAATGGATTAGGCGATCGCTATCCCTCTCAACTTTCTGGTGGACAAAGACAAAGAGTAGCTTTGGCTAGAGCTTTAGCCGTAGAACCTAATGTATTATTACTCGATGAACCATTTGGCGCATTAGATGCTAAAGTTCGTAAAGACTTACGCGCTTGGTTACGTCGTCTCCATGACGAAGTTCACGTTACCACTGTGTTCGTAACTCACGATCAGGAAGAAGCAATGGAAGTCTCCGATGAAATCGTGGTCATGAATAAAGGCAAGGTGGAACAGGTAGGAACACCCGCAGAAATTTATGATCATCCCGCATCGGCGTTTGTCATGAGTTTTATTGGACCAGTGAACGTTCTACCAAGTTCTTCTAAGATTTTCCAAAGCAGCGGTTTCGACTCAGCTAACCCACAAGTGTTCTTGCGTCCCCAAGATGTGATTGTGGAAAGAGTTGCTAATGGCACAACTGCACCTGCCACAGTCAATCGTGTGATTCATTTGGGCTGGGAAATTCAAGTAGAGTTAAAGTTAGATGACGGGCAAACGTTTACTGCCCATTTAACACGCGATCGCTTTGATGAATTAAAATTAGAGCCTCAAGAGCGTGTGTATGTCAAGCCTAAAGATGCAAAATCTTTCCCGCTCTATTATTCGATTTAG
- the psbM gene encoding photosystem II reaction center protein PsbM yields MQVNDLGFVASILFVLVPAVFLLILYIQTASREGGKN; encoded by the coding sequence ATGCAAGTTAATGACCTGGGGTTCGTAGCAAGCATTTTATTTGTGCTTGTTCCTGCCGTGTTTTTATTAATTCTTTACATCCAAACTGCCAGCCGCGAAGGTGGAAAAAACTAA
- the yidD gene encoding membrane protein insertion efficiency factor YidD — translation MQVSLLDSVARKVGVSAITGYQKHISPHKGFRCAHRVFYGGESCSQYIKRVIAEEGLKAAFVKSRVRFQSCKQANLILRSQAEELEPTETDEDEQTKQPQPITPKLSCQNSFDMVDLGINCADLSCNCPELLNITPDCGSLDCGATDCSSLDCSSLDCSALDCGGCSW, via the coding sequence ATGCAAGTTTCTTTATTGGATTCTGTTGCTAGAAAAGTTGGTGTTTCTGCAATTACTGGATATCAGAAACACATTTCCCCCCATAAAGGCTTTCGGTGCGCTCATCGAGTGTTCTATGGTGGTGAATCTTGTTCCCAGTATATTAAACGGGTAATAGCTGAAGAAGGGTTAAAAGCTGCGTTTGTCAAGTCCCGTGTCAGATTTCAAAGCTGTAAGCAAGCAAACTTGATTCTGAGATCCCAAGCGGAGGAACTAGAACCAACAGAAACAGATGAAGATGAGCAGACAAAGCAACCTCAGCCAATTACTCCCAAATTATCTTGTCAAAATAGTTTTGATATGGTGGATTTAGGAATTAATTGTGCGGATCTCAGTTGTAATTGTCCAGAACTACTGAATATAACTCCTGATTGTGGTTCATTAGACTGTGGTGCTACTGATTGCAGTTCCCTAGATTGCAGTTCCCTGGATTGTAGCGCCCTTGATTGCGGGGGGTGTAGTTGGTAA
- a CDS encoding photosystem II reaction center protein K yields the protein MEAALLLAKLPEAYQIFDPLVDVLPVIPVFFLLLAFVWQAAVGFR from the coding sequence ATGGAAGCCGCACTTTTATTAGCAAAACTGCCTGAAGCTTACCAAATCTTCGACCCCTTGGTAGATGTTCTCCCTGTAATTCCTGTTTTCTTCTTGTTGCTTGCTTTCGTTTGGCAAGCAGCCGTTGGTTTCAGGTAA
- the chlP gene encoding geranylgeranyl reductase, which translates to MTLRVAVVGSGPAGSSAAETLAKAGIETYLIERKLDNAKPCGGAIPLCMVSEFDLPPEIIDRRVRKMKMISPSNREVDINLVNEEEYIGMCRREVLDGFLRNRAAKLGATLINATVHKLDIPTNNTDPYTIHYVDHNEGGAQGIAKTLKVDLVIGADGANSRIAKEMDAGDYNYAIAFQERIRLPADKMAYYNDMAEMYVGNDVSTDFYAWIFPKYDHVAVGTGTMQVNKASIKQLQAGIRARATEKLAGGQIIKVEAHPIPEHPRPRRVVGRIALVGDAAGYVTKSSGEGIYFAAKSGRMCAETIVEVSNSGARIPTEKELKLYLKRWDKKYGLTYKVLDILQTVFYRSDATREAFVEMCDDMDVQRLTFDSYLYKTVVPANPITQLKITAKTIASLLRGNALAP; encoded by the coding sequence TTGACACTACGGGTTGCTGTTGTGGGTTCAGGCCCAGCTGGTTCATCTGCTGCTGAGACACTGGCAAAAGCTGGAATTGAAACTTACCTAATTGAGCGCAAGCTAGATAACGCCAAGCCATGCGGGGGTGCTATTCCCCTGTGTATGGTGAGTGAGTTTGACCTACCTCCAGAAATCATTGACCGTCGAGTGCGGAAGATGAAAATGATTTCTCCCTCTAACCGTGAGGTAGATATCAATCTGGTAAATGAAGAAGAATATATAGGAATGTGCCGCCGTGAGGTTTTAGATGGTTTCTTAAGGAACCGAGCGGCTAAACTAGGTGCAACGTTAATTAACGCCACCGTTCATAAACTTGATATACCTACAAACAATACTGACCCCTATACAATCCATTATGTTGACCATAATGAAGGTGGAGCGCAAGGTATTGCTAAAACCCTGAAAGTGGATTTAGTGATCGGGGCTGATGGGGCAAATTCCCGCATTGCAAAAGAAATGGATGCTGGGGATTACAATTATGCGATCGCTTTCCAAGAGCGGATTCGCCTACCCGCAGATAAAATGGCCTACTACAACGACATGGCCGAAATGTATGTAGGTAATGATGTTTCTACCGATTTCTACGCGTGGATCTTCCCAAAATATGACCACGTAGCCGTCGGTACAGGAACAATGCAAGTTAACAAAGCCAGCATCAAGCAGTTGCAAGCTGGTATTCGCGCTCGTGCTACCGAAAAACTGGCTGGTGGTCAAATCATCAAAGTAGAGGCACATCCCATCCCGGAACATCCCCGTCCTCGTCGTGTAGTTGGTCGCATTGCTTTAGTAGGTGATGCTGCTGGTTACGTTACCAAGTCTTCTGGTGAAGGTATTTACTTTGCGGCTAAGTCTGGACGGATGTGTGCAGAAACCATTGTGGAAGTTTCTAACAGTGGTGCGCGTATCCCTACAGAAAAAGAACTGAAACTTTATCTGAAGCGTTGGGATAAGAAATACGGACTCACCTACAAGGTGTTGGATATTCTCCAAACCGTGTTCTATCGTTCCGATGCTACCCGCGAAGCATTTGTAGAAATGTGTGATGACATGGATGTACAACGGCTAACTTTTGATAGCTATTTGTATAAAACTGTGGTTCCCGCTAATCCTATCACTCAACTCAAAATTACTGCCAAAACTATTGCTAGTTTGTTGCGTGGTAACGCCCTTGCACCTTAA
- a CDS encoding CHAT domain-containing protein: MRLIVATLLISLGSPYFIFSHSQTLLAQAPTTTSEEEITKAITLNSQGEGIVYKDLVSLDELNAGLEIFQQALTIFKKYKATAGEANSLLNIGYVYLQKGEYQKALDFLQPALAIRRKNRDRENEWIPLSYIAETYVNLNNYSKALDFYQPALAILREIKTANPKGYSYANSEKTLLSDIGAVYFRSGRYQKALDFYQQNLVMQKADNDRISSAEIMNNIGVVYLNLGNYAEALDNYQQALNTVQDFCYKEKLTCYLGLEAAILNNVSGVYFNLGQYQKALESLEKSAAIYKRINNSEYKNVTQRDIEILYSALGYNPQVLQQINSRANVGDAFGKDSFQFQGEALNLSNIGQIYLGLGKYDQALNVYQQALKIYKDNNYKSGIAFTLNNIGRIYQNQGKYDQAKELNQQALTNYREIGDRTGEGVTISNLGQVYQQQKQDAQALELYQQALAIHREVSDKVSESATLKFMGDVLSTQKQPQLAIAFYKQSVNITESIRQNLRLIPTNIQKSYTETVSERYRKLADLLLQQNRPAEAQEVLDLLKIQEVTDFMGDSQRSPSKTNNISNNNQRSPEKITTTSTVTVPLKPQEQEISQKYSAIQDKAISLGKELTNLRKIPQKNRTATQEKRISELVKLEQTITAEFNKFSKSPSVVSLVQQLSVSTGQENINLRQLNSIRDNLRQLNQKAVLLYPLVLDDRLELVIVSADAPPIHRTVQIKKTELNQLITEFRQSITNPRKSAKETANKLYNYLIKPIENDLKQADAKAIIYAPDDRLRYIPLAGLYDGKNWLAQRFIINNITSASLTKLDNKPQKNLHTLAAAFTKGKYTVKLGSERQAEFSGLEFAKVEVENLAKTIPGTKILLDNEFTPKITIPQMNDYKIVHLATHGLLVSGEPENSFIIFGDGDKATLRDIENWSLPNVDLVVLSACQTGLGEKLGNGQEILGLGYQIQLTGAKASVASLWSVSDGGTQALMNEFYQVLKVGNVTKAEALHKAQLALLTDSNKSEFTHPYYWAAFILIGNGL; encoded by the coding sequence ATGCGTTTAATTGTTGCAACTTTACTGATTTCTTTAGGTTCTCCATATTTTATTTTTTCCCATTCCCAAACACTTCTAGCACAAGCACCAACTACAACATCTGAAGAAGAAATTACAAAAGCAATTACTTTAAATAGTCAAGGCGAAGGAATTGTTTATAAAGACTTAGTTAGCTTAGATGAATTAAACGCAGGTTTAGAAATATTCCAGCAAGCGTTAACTATCTTCAAAAAATACAAAGCCACAGCCGGAGAAGCTAACAGTCTGCTTAATATTGGTTATGTGTATTTGCAAAAAGGAGAATATCAAAAAGCATTGGATTTTTTGCAACCAGCTTTAGCTATTCGTCGCAAAAATAGGGACAGAGAAAATGAATGGATACCCCTTTCTTACATAGCAGAAACTTATGTTAATTTGAATAATTATTCAAAAGCACTGGATTTTTATCAACCAGCTTTAGCTATTCTCCGAGAAATTAAAACTGCAAATCCCAAGGGATACAGCTATGCTAACAGTGAAAAAACCTTGCTGTCTGATATTGGTGCTGTTTATTTCCGTTCGGGACGATATCAAAAAGCGTTGGATTTTTATCAACAAAATTTAGTAATGCAAAAAGCAGATAATGATCGCATTAGTAGCGCCGAAATAATGAATAATATTGGTGTAGTTTACTTGAATTTGGGTAACTATGCTGAAGCATTAGATAATTATCAACAAGCTTTAAATACGGTTCAAGATTTTTGCTACAAAGAAAAATTGACTTGTTATCTGGGTTTAGAAGCAGCAATTTTGAATAATGTCTCAGGAGTTTATTTTAACTTAGGTCAATATCAAAAAGCCTTAGAATCATTAGAAAAATCAGCAGCTATTTACAAAAGGATTAACAACAGTGAATATAAAAATGTAACTCAAAGAGACATAGAAATACTATATAGTGCTTTAGGATATAATCCCCAAGTTTTACAACAAATTAACAGTCGTGCTAATGTTGGTGATGCCTTTGGCAAAGATTCTTTTCAATTTCAAGGTGAAGCACTAAATCTTAGTAATATTGGACAAATATATTTAGGATTAGGTAAGTATGATCAAGCTCTAAATGTATATCAACAAGCTTTAAAAATATACAAAGATAATAACTATAAATCAGGAATTGCTTTCACCTTAAATAATATCGGACGCATTTACCAAAACCAAGGTAAATATGACCAAGCCAAAGAGTTAAACCAACAGGCTTTAACTAATTATCGAGAAATTGGAGATAGGACAGGTGAAGGGGTAACAATTAGTAATTTAGGACAAGTTTACCAACAACAAAAGCAGGATGCTCAAGCTTTAGAATTATATCAACAAGCCTTAGCCATACATCGAGAAGTTAGTGATAAAGTGAGTGAATCTGCAACCCTAAAATTTATGGGTGATGTGCTATCTACTCAAAAGCAACCACAACTAGCGATCGCATTTTACAAACAATCAGTAAATATCACAGAAAGCATCCGCCAAAACCTGCGCCTCATTCCCACAAATATCCAAAAGTCTTATACAGAAACCGTCTCAGAAAGATATCGAAAACTTGCAGATTTATTATTGCAACAAAATCGTCCCGCAGAAGCGCAAGAAGTTTTAGATTTACTGAAAATTCAAGAAGTAACTGATTTCATGGGTGATAGTCAAAGAAGTCCTTCAAAAACCAATAATATATCTAACAATAACCAAAGAAGTCCCGAAAAAATAACAACCACTTCCACAGTAACAGTCCCGCTCAAACCCCAAGAACAAGAAATTAGTCAAAAATATAGTGCTATTCAAGACAAAGCTATATCCTTGGGTAAAGAACTTACAAACCTGCGGAAAATTCCTCAAAAAAATCGCACTGCAACCCAAGAAAAACGCATTTCTGAATTAGTGAAACTAGAACAAACAATTACAGCCGAATTTAATAAATTTAGCAAAAGTCCATCTGTAGTTTCATTAGTTCAGCAATTATCTGTCAGCACAGGACAGGAAAACATCAACTTACGTCAACTTAACTCCATTCGAGATAATTTAAGGCAATTAAACCAAAAAGCAGTATTACTTTATCCCTTGGTTTTAGATGATCGATTAGAATTAGTCATAGTTAGTGCAGATGCACCACCCATTCATCGTACAGTACAAATTAAAAAAACAGAATTAAATCAACTAATTACAGAATTTAGGCAAAGCATAACTAATCCCCGCAAGAGTGCCAAAGAAACAGCCAATAAATTATACAATTATCTTATTAAACCCATAGAAAATGACCTCAAACAAGCTGACGCAAAAGCTATCATTTATGCGCCCGATGACCGATTAAGATATATTCCCTTAGCAGGATTATATGATGGAAAGAATTGGTTAGCACAGAGATTTATTATCAATAATATCACCTCTGCAAGTTTGACCAAATTAGATAACAAACCTCAAAAAAATCTGCACACCTTGGCAGCAGCTTTTACAAAAGGAAAATATACCGTCAAGTTGGGAAGCGAACGTCAAGCAGAATTTAGCGGTTTAGAATTCGCCAAAGTGGAAGTAGAAAATCTAGCTAAAACAATTCCAGGGACAAAAATACTATTAGATAATGAATTTACTCCTAAAATTACAATTCCCCAGATGAATGATTATAAAATCGTACATTTGGCAACACATGGACTACTTGTGAGTGGTGAACCAGAAAATTCATTTATTATCTTTGGAGATGGAGATAAAGCAACCCTGCGAGATATTGAAAATTGGTCTTTGCCAAATGTAGATTTAGTAGTTTTGAGTGCTTGTCAAACAGGCTTAGGTGAAAAATTAGGTAATGGGCAAGAAATTCTGGGTTTAGGATATCAGATCCAACTCACAGGTGCAAAAGCCTCTGTAGCTTCTTTATGGAGTGTTTCTGATGGGGGAACACAAGCCTTAATGAATGAATTTTATCAAGTATTAAAAGTAGGGAACGTCACCAAAGCAGAAGCATTACACAAAGCCCAACTTGCCTTATTAACTGACAGCAATAAAAGTGAATTCACACATCCTTATTATTGGGCAGCATTTATTTTAATTGGCAATGGTTTGTAA
- a CDS encoding universal stress protein, with product MIQKILLAVSGLGHAEEMMKTLKEMPSIQSAKVTVLHVVPPQSTAAAMTDKWEEGGKILANAIQSLDLDPSRVSSILRQGDPKDVVCQVADEMDADLIIMGSRGLKRLQSILANSVSQYVFQLSSRPMLLVKDDIYVKRIKRIMVAMDNSDAAKNCLNLALFLLRGVTGGQLILGNINTDLGGKLSGITDIKPEKNSVLGNAVAEAEKLGIPVRCVTSSGKPGEEICRLAEELNIDLLVLGSPDRRPSIAKSFVDLDRLIGASLSDYVRVNGTCPVLLVRTVA from the coding sequence ATGATACAAAAAATTTTGCTGGCTGTCTCTGGACTAGGACACGCAGAAGAAATGATGAAGACATTGAAAGAAATGCCATCTATCCAATCTGCAAAAGTTACAGTGCTGCACGTTGTACCCCCACAAAGCACTGCGGCTGCAATGACAGATAAATGGGAAGAAGGTGGTAAAATTCTAGCTAATGCGATTCAGTCTTTAGATTTAGATCCTAGCCGCGTTTCTTCTATTTTACGACAAGGTGATCCCAAAGATGTGGTTTGTCAAGTAGCTGATGAAATGGATGCAGACTTGATAATTATGGGTTCACGAGGACTGAAGCGGCTACAATCAATTTTAGCTAACTCTGTCAGTCAGTATGTTTTCCAGTTATCTTCTCGTCCGATGTTGCTGGTTAAAGATGACATTTATGTCAAAAGAATTAAGCGCATTATGGTGGCCATGGATAATTCTGATGCAGCTAAAAATTGCTTGAATTTAGCTTTATTTTTACTCAGAGGCGTAACAGGCGGCCAGTTAATTTTGGGTAATATCAATACAGATTTAGGCGGCAAATTATCAGGAATCACTGATATCAAGCCAGAAAAAAATTCGGTTTTAGGAAATGCCGTTGCGGAAGCTGAGAAACTAGGTATTCCTGTGCGTTGTGTAACTAGCAGTGGTAAACCTGGAGAAGAAATTTGCCGTTTAGCTGAAGAACTGAATATAGACTTATTAGTGCTGGGTTCTCCAGATCGTCGTCCATCTATTGCTAAGAGTTTTGTTGATTTAGACCGACTTATTGGTGCTTCTTTGTCTGACTACGTGCGAGTTAATGGGACTTGTCCAGTCTTGTTAGTACGGACAGTAGCATAA